A region of Myxococcus stipitatus DSM 14675 DNA encodes the following proteins:
- a CDS encoding DUF3037 domain-containing protein: MPAHSSFDYAIIRVVPRVEREEFINVGVVLFCTTQRFLGVRVELDEARLKALAPDTDLDTVRDHLESFRRVSEGGKGTGPIGQLPQKDRWHWLVAPRSTILQTGPVHSGLSQEPQKALEHLMDTVVRVKRVR, from the coding sequence GTGCCCGCGCACAGCTCGTTTGACTACGCCATCATCCGCGTGGTGCCCCGCGTGGAGCGCGAGGAGTTCATCAACGTGGGCGTCGTCCTCTTCTGCACCACGCAGCGCTTCCTGGGCGTGCGCGTGGAGCTGGACGAAGCGCGCCTGAAGGCCCTGGCCCCCGACACGGACCTGGACACGGTGAGGGACCACCTGGAGAGCTTCCGCCGCGTCAGCGAGGGCGGCAAGGGCACGGGCCCCATCGGCCAGCTGCCCCAGAAGGACCGCTGGCACTGGCTGGTGGCCCCACGCAGCACCATCCTCCAGACGGGGCCGGTGCACTCGGGGCTGAGCCAGGAGCCCCAGAAGGCCCTGGAGCACCTGATGGACACCGTGGTGCGCGTGAAGCGCGTGCGGTGA
- a CDS encoding HipA family kinase, which translates to MPRTIVATRYVTPLREGGSLPAIVEAEDAGLYVVKFRGAGQGAKALIAEYIAAELARAAGLRVPEMVLMELDPALGRNEPDSEIRGLIKASEGLNLALDYLPGSVTFDPVAGPAPSAAEASAIVAFDAFITNVDRTPKNPNLLCWHRELWLIDHGASLYFHHAWVDWEERSQGRFAPIKDHVLLPWASQLTQAEATLRGKLTREVVEATVQGLPEGWLSAAESPFPTVDAHRAAYVTWLLKRVQALPAFIEEAARARAQLV; encoded by the coding sequence ATGCCAAGGACCATTGTCGCCACGCGTTACGTGACGCCCCTGCGCGAGGGGGGTTCACTGCCCGCCATCGTCGAGGCGGAGGACGCGGGGCTGTATGTCGTGAAGTTCCGGGGGGCGGGCCAGGGGGCCAAGGCCCTCATCGCGGAGTACATCGCGGCGGAGCTGGCGCGGGCGGCGGGCCTGAGGGTGCCGGAGATGGTGCTGATGGAGCTGGACCCGGCGCTGGGGCGCAACGAGCCGGACAGCGAGATTCGCGGCCTCATCAAGGCGAGCGAGGGGCTCAACCTGGCCTTGGACTACCTGCCGGGCTCGGTGACGTTCGACCCCGTGGCCGGGCCGGCGCCGTCGGCCGCGGAGGCCTCCGCCATCGTCGCGTTCGACGCCTTCATCACCAACGTGGACCGCACGCCGAAGAACCCCAACCTCCTGTGCTGGCACCGGGAGCTGTGGCTCATCGACCATGGGGCGTCGCTCTACTTCCACCACGCGTGGGTGGACTGGGAGGAGCGCAGCCAGGGCCGCTTCGCGCCCATCAAGGACCACGTGCTGCTGCCGTGGGCCAGCCAGCTGACGCAGGCCGAGGCCACGCTGCGCGGCAAGCTCACGCGCGAGGTGGTGGAGGCCACGGTGCAGGGCCTCCCGGAGGGCTGGCTCAGCGCGGCCGAGTCCCCCTTCCCCACCGTGGACGCGCACCGCGCCGCCTACGTCACGTGGTTGCTCAAGCGCGTCCAGGCCCTGCCGGCCTTCATCGAGGAGGCGGCCCGTGCCCGCGCACAGCTCGTTTGA
- a CDS encoding S8 family serine peptidase, whose protein sequence is MTVHRKPLSLPTSTPRTGEAARSESTAPSRGVARPGKGGTDGFDSGKLMGRPSNFVDRPTGQRPDPSAPVLPATAFAFGGNKVAVGSREASTPVTLTASATPNAAVKDLQTLTSTVSFDKDVPLESLKLNLDLAHSYRGDLVVKLTSPSGKTATVSDRQGGNADDVKGAFDLSTAFKGESAKGTWTLSVEDKARADTGTLKSWGLEASGKAQGPVDPKPRPSGPPVVAVFDGGVDFKHSDLSTGMWTNPNEVAGDGKDNDGNGVVDDIHGYNVGFNSGDVMKGEGTDHGTHVAGIIAADDNGKGNTGIAAGKAKVMSIGGLYDGADLLTNFERGVDYIVNMKQNHGVNVRALNASFGDEYRDAASQARWKAAVQKLADADILLVAATANGNGSNLNDVADMPANIDLPNVITVASMDKRNDKLARFSSHGDKVVELAAVGEDVLSTVPGGDWEKMSGTSMATPTVAGAAALMFAANPDLTAAQVRDLLVKTVEVDPDLKGKVSTSGKLDIAAAVKAAKETVTTPPTSVAGR, encoded by the coding sequence ATGACTGTCCACCGCAAGCCGCTGTCGCTCCCGACGTCCACTCCTCGCACCGGCGAGGCCGCCCGTTCCGAGTCGACCGCGCCTTCACGGGGAGTGGCTCGGCCCGGCAAGGGGGGCACGGACGGCTTCGACTCCGGGAAGCTGATGGGCCGGCCCTCCAACTTCGTCGACCGCCCCACGGGCCAGCGGCCGGACCCGAGCGCTCCGGTGCTGCCGGCCACGGCCTTCGCCTTCGGCGGCAACAAGGTGGCGGTGGGCTCGCGGGAGGCCTCCACGCCCGTGACGCTGACGGCGTCCGCCACGCCGAACGCGGCGGTGAAGGACCTGCAGACGCTCACGTCCACGGTGAGCTTCGACAAGGACGTGCCGCTGGAGTCGCTGAAGCTGAACCTGGACCTGGCGCACTCGTACCGGGGCGACCTGGTGGTGAAGCTCACCAGCCCGTCCGGCAAGACGGCGACGGTGTCGGACCGCCAGGGGGGGAACGCGGACGACGTGAAGGGCGCGTTCGACCTGAGCACCGCCTTCAAGGGCGAGTCGGCCAAGGGCACCTGGACGCTGTCGGTGGAGGACAAGGCGCGCGCGGACACGGGCACGCTGAAGAGCTGGGGCCTGGAGGCGTCCGGCAAGGCGCAGGGCCCGGTGGACCCCAAGCCGCGTCCCTCCGGCCCGCCCGTTGTCGCGGTGTTCGATGGCGGTGTGGACTTCAAGCACTCGGACCTGTCCACCGGCATGTGGACCAACCCGAACGAGGTCGCCGGCGACGGGAAGGACAACGACGGCAATGGCGTGGTGGATGACATCCACGGCTACAACGTGGGCTTCAACAGCGGCGACGTGATGAAGGGCGAGGGCACGGACCACGGCACGCATGTCGCCGGCATCATCGCCGCGGACGACAACGGCAAGGGCAACACGGGCATCGCCGCGGGCAAGGCGAAGGTGATGAGCATCGGCGGGCTGTACGACGGGGCCGACCTGCTCACCAACTTCGAGCGGGGCGTGGACTACATCGTCAACATGAAGCAGAACCACGGCGTCAACGTCCGGGCCCTCAACGCCAGCTTCGGCGACGAGTACCGCGACGCGGCCTCGCAGGCGCGCTGGAAGGCCGCCGTGCAGAAGCTGGCGGACGCGGACATCCTGCTCGTGGCGGCCACGGCCAACGGCAACGGCAGCAACCTGAACGACGTGGCGGACATGCCCGCCAACATCGACCTGCCCAACGTCATCACCGTGGCGTCCATGGACAAGCGCAACGACAAGCTGGCGCGCTTCTCCTCACACGGCGACAAGGTGGTGGAGCTGGCCGCGGTGGGCGAGGACGTGCTCTCCACCGTGCCGGGCGGCGACTGGGAGAAGATGAGCGGCACCTCCATGGCCACCCCGACGGTGGCGGGCGCCGCGGCCCTGATGTTCGCCGCGAACCCCGACCTGACGGCCGCCCAGGTGAGGGACTTGCTGGTGAAGACGGTGGAAGTGGACCCCGACCTCAAGGGGAAGGTCAGCACCAGTGGCAAGCTGGACATCGCCGCCGCGGTGAAGGCCGCGAAGGAGACTGTCACCACGCCTCCCACTTCCGTCGCCGGGCGCTAG